The following proteins are encoded in a genomic region of Arachis stenosperma cultivar V10309 chromosome 4, arast.V10309.gnm1.PFL2, whole genome shotgun sequence:
- the LOC130976554 gene encoding uncharacterized protein LOC130976554, translated as MDSSLSMIMKNNIVRFFLMLCFALFIVFLTNTIERANYLFGNNEYYVQVINGFSDNSSVPLVIWCSSEEMDLGGRALQEHDDFSWTMRPSFWGGNNEMKCTMKWDSTRRSFDAFMASRDTHRCGAYRMCYWMVTQDGFFFSNDQVNWSMDFLW; from the coding sequence ATGGACTCATCACTTTCAATgataatgaaaaacaacataGTGAGATTCTTCCTTATGTTGTGCTTTGCCCTCTTCATTGTGTTCCTGACGAACACAATAGAAAGGGCGAATTACTTGTTTGGAAATAATGAATATTACGTTCAAGTGATCAATGGATTTTCCGATAATTCGTCGGTTCCATTGGTCATATGGTGCTCGTCGGAGGAGATGGACCTCGGCGGACGTGCGCTCCAAGAGCATGATGATTTCAGCTGGACCATGAGGCCTAGCTTTTGGGGTGGCAACAATGAGATGAAGTGTACCATGAAATGGGACAGCACAAGAAGGAGCTTTGATGCATTCATGGCTTCTAGGGACACTCATCGATGTGGTGCTTATAGGATGTGTTATTGGATGGTAACACAAGATGGGTTCTTTTTCAGCAATGATCAAGTCAATTGGAGCATGGATTTCTTGTGGTGA